A DNA window from Parabacteroides johnsonii DSM 18315 contains the following coding sequences:
- the metF gene encoding methylenetetrahydrofolate reductase [NAD(P)H] codes for MKVIDLINSSKSTAFSFEILPPLKGNSIQKVYNVIDKLIEFDPKYINITSHHSEYIYKTLPDGSFQKVNIRKRPGSVAIASAIQNKYGITAVPHIICKGFTKDETEYALIDLNFLGVYDLLLLRGDVKTLEAGQKTDIYHEHATDLQQQVNNFNKGIAIDGSAFEANETPFSYGMACYPEKHEEAPNMESDIFYLKEKVKNGADYLVTQMFFDNEKYYAFVDRCRAEGITVPIIPGIKPIVFKNQLTVLPKIFRSDIPEPFATELRKCKTDDEAKAVGVEWCIQQCKDLIAHGVPSLHFYTMMASDSVYKVAKEVY; via the coding sequence ATGAAAGTAATCGATCTGATCAACAGCAGCAAGAGTACTGCTTTCTCATTTGAAATACTTCCTCCGTTGAAAGGAAACAGCATACAGAAAGTATATAATGTCATAGATAAACTGATCGAGTTCGATCCTAAATACATTAATATAACATCCCATCACAGCGAATATATCTACAAGACTTTGCCGGATGGTAGCTTTCAGAAAGTCAACATCCGCAAACGTCCCGGATCGGTCGCCATCGCTTCGGCTATCCAGAATAAATATGGCATAACGGCTGTTCCTCATATTATATGCAAGGGATTTACAAAAGATGAAACGGAATATGCACTGATCGACCTGAACTTTTTAGGTGTTTATGACCTGTTGTTGCTCCGTGGAGATGTAAAAACACTGGAAGCCGGACAAAAAACGGACATATACCACGAACATGCAACTGACCTCCAGCAGCAGGTGAACAACTTCAACAAAGGGATCGCCATCGACGGATCTGCTTTCGAAGCCAATGAAACCCCGTTCTCTTACGGAATGGCTTGCTATCCGGAAAAGCATGAAGAAGCCCCCAATATGGAATCGGATATTTTCTATCTGAAAGAGAAAGTAAAGAACGGGGCGGACTACTTGGTGACACAGATGTTTTTCGACAATGAAAAATATTACGCATTCGTAGACCGATGCCGGGCGGAAGGCATTACGGTCCCCATCATTCCGGGTATCAAGCCGATCGTATTCAAGAACCAGCTCACCGTGCTGCCTAAGATATTCCGTTCGGATATTCCCGAACCGTTTGCAACGGAACTTCGTAAATGCAAAACGGACGATGAAGCGAAAGCCGTCGGTGTCGAATGGTGTATCCAGCAATGCAAAGACTTGATTGCACACGGCGTTCCGAGCTTGCATTTCTATACGATGATGGCATCGGATAGCGTCTATAAGGTGGCAAAAGAGGTGTATTGA
- a CDS encoding asparaginase gives MNVCKDDASILIIYTGGTIGMIENPETGSLEAFNFEHLEEHVPELKNLGYKISSIQFDPPMDSSEMGPDSWMKIVHVIAEHYHDYDGFVVLHGTDTMAFTASALSFMLENLSKPVILTGSQLPIGMLRTDGKENLITAIEIAAARENDMPLVPEVCIFFENDLLRGNRTSKTNADNFNAFRSYNYPPLAHAGISIKYDVSQIYHPVSRKPLKPHYLLDRNIAILKIFPGISPQVVESILNIPGLKGVVMETFGSGNAPGYDWLLEMLKEAVERGIVIVNVTQCLAGSVEMHRYETGRKLLQAGVVSGYDSTTECAVAKLMFLFGHGMAPDEVKEHLNCSLIGEITIA, from the coding sequence ATGAATGTATGCAAAGATGACGCTTCTATTCTGATTATATATACGGGAGGTACTATCGGAATGATAGAAAATCCTGAAACAGGCTCTTTGGAGGCTTTTAACTTCGAACATTTGGAGGAACATGTTCCCGAACTAAAAAATCTCGGATATAAAATCTCGTCTATTCAATTCGACCCGCCGATGGATTCATCGGAGATGGGACCGGATTCATGGATGAAGATCGTGCATGTCATTGCGGAACATTATCATGATTACGATGGCTTTGTCGTTCTGCATGGGACCGATACGATGGCCTTTACCGCTTCCGCTTTGAGCTTTATGCTGGAAAATCTGAGTAAGCCGGTGATCCTGACCGGTTCACAGCTTCCGATCGGTATGCTTCGTACGGATGGAAAGGAAAACCTGATTACGGCGATAGAGATTGCCGCTGCCCGTGAAAACGATATGCCGCTGGTTCCTGAAGTTTGTATTTTCTTTGAGAACGACCTGCTGCGCGGAAACCGTACCAGCAAGACGAATGCGGATAATTTCAATGCGTTCCGTTCCTATAATTATCCTCCGTTGGCACATGCCGGTATTTCGATTAAGTATGATGTCTCCCAGATTTACCATCCGGTATCCCGGAAACCGCTGAAACCGCATTACCTATTGGATCGGAATATTGCTATCTTGAAAATATTTCCCGGAATTTCTCCGCAGGTTGTGGAAAGCATTTTGAATATCCCCGGTCTGAAAGGCGTCGTGATGGAAACATTCGGTAGCGGGAATGCGCCCGGATATGACTGGTTGCTGGAGATGTTGAAGGAGGCGGTCGAACGGGGGATTGTCATTGTCAATGTTACCCAATGTCTTGCCGGAAGTGTGGAAATGCACCGCTATGAAACCGGGCGAAAACTGTTGCAGGCCGGTGTGGTGAGCGGTTACGACAGCACGACCGAATGTGCTGTTGCCAAGTTGATGTTCCTGTTCGGGCATGGCATGGCGCCGGATGAAGTAAAGGAGCATCTGAATTGTTCGCTGATCGGGGAGATTACGATTGCTTGA
- a CDS encoding ATP-binding protein yields MMETLYPIGIQNFEKIRKEGYLYIDKTALVYRLAKTGSYYFLSRPRRFGKSLLISTLEAYFQGKKELFEGLAMERLEKDWVKYPILHLDLNISQYSSQKDLEDILNRNLVAWENLYGADPAERSLALRFAGIIQRACEKTGQRVVILVDEYDKPLLQNLHDEAMQTELRNMLKPFYGVLKTMDGCIKFALLTGVTKFGKVSVFSDLNNLMDISMDDRYVEICGITEEEIHTYLEKELQGLASRQKVSYEEMCLELKKRYDGYHFVENSIGMYNPFSLLNTFAKKKLSDYWFETGTPSYLVELLKRTDYNLYDMAHTQTNADVLNSIDIVSRNPIPVIYQSGYLTIKEYDPEFQIYTLGFPNQEVEEGFVRYLLPYYSSITAVDSTFEIQKFIKEIRMGDAEAFFARLQSFFADTPYELIRNLEVHYQNVLFIVFKLVGFYVKTEYHTSRGRIDLVLQTDRYIYIMEFKLNGTAEEALQQIEDKQYALPFASDTRTLFRIGVNFSNETRNIGTWKIQTT; encoded by the coding sequence ATGATGGAAACACTTTATCCGATAGGCATACAGAATTTCGAAAAGATACGCAAAGAGGGATATCTTTACATAGATAAGACGGCATTGGTTTACCGATTGGCGAAGACGGGAAGCTATTACTTCCTAAGCCGTCCACGGCGTTTTGGCAAGTCATTGCTAATTTCAACTTTAGAAGCCTATTTTCAAGGTAAAAAAGAGCTGTTCGAGGGGTTGGCGATGGAACGGTTGGAAAAAGATTGGGTGAAATACCCGATCTTGCATCTGGACCTGAACATCTCGCAATATAGCTCACAAAAGGACTTGGAGGATATATTGAACCGCAACTTAGTCGCCTGGGAAAACCTGTACGGGGCAGATCCGGCCGAACGGAGCCTCGCCTTGCGTTTCGCAGGCATCATCCAGCGGGCCTGCGAAAAGACAGGGCAGCGCGTGGTCATCTTGGTGGACGAGTATGACAAACCTTTGCTACAGAACCTGCACGACGAAGCGATGCAAACGGAACTGAGAAATATGCTGAAGCCTTTCTACGGCGTTCTGAAGACGATGGACGGTTGTATCAAATTCGCACTGCTGACAGGCGTGACGAAGTTCGGGAAGGTGAGCGTGTTCAGCGATCTGAACAACCTGATGGACATTTCGATGGACGACCGGTATGTCGAGATATGTGGCATTACGGAGGAAGAGATCCATACTTATCTCGAAAAAGAACTACAAGGGTTGGCGTCCCGGCAAAAGGTCAGCTATGAGGAGATGTGCCTTGAATTGAAAAAACGGTATGATGGCTATCATTTCGTTGAAAATTCAATTGGTATGTATAATCCGTTCAGCCTGTTGAACACATTTGCCAAGAAAAAGCTCAGCGACTATTGGTTCGAAACAGGCACCCCCTCCTATTTAGTCGAACTGCTCAAAAGGACGGATTACAATCTATATGATATGGCGCATACACAAACAAATGCGGATGTGCTGAACAGCATCGACATCGTCTCGCGTAATCCCATTCCGGTCATTTACCAAAGCGGCTATCTGACGATTAAAGAGTATGATCCGGAGTTCCAAATCTATACATTAGGTTTTCCCAACCAAGAGGTAGAGGAAGGATTCGTCCGGTATCTACTTCCCTACTACTCCTCCATAACCGCCGTTGACTCCACTTTCGAGATACAAAAGTTCATCAAAGAAATCCGGATGGGTGATGCGGAGGCTTTCTTCGCCCGCCTGCAAAGTTTCTTTGCTGACACTCCCTACGAATTGATTCGCAATCTGGAAGTACACTACCAGAACGTCTTGTTCATCGTCTTCAAACTGGTTGGGTTCTATGTAAAAACAGAATACCATACTTCGCGCGGACGCATCGACCTGGTGCTGCAAACCGACCGATATATCTATATTATGGAGTTCAAATTGAATGGTACGGCAGAAGAGGCTTTGCAACAGATCGAAGACAAGCAGTACGCTTTACCTTTCGCATCCGATACAAGAACGCTGTTCAGGATAGGCGTCAATTTCAGCAACGAAACACGGAATATCGGCACGTGGAAAATTCAAACAACATAA
- the nifJ gene encoding pyruvate:ferredoxin (flavodoxin) oxidoreductase, whose amino-acid sequence MTKQKKFLTCDGNQAAAHISYMFSEVAAIYPITPSSTMAEYVDEWAAAGRKNIFGETVMVQEMQSEGGAAGAVHGSLQAGALTTTYTASQGLLLMIPNMYKIAGELLPCVFHVSARTLASHALCIFGDHQDVMSARQTGFAMLAEGSVQEVMDLAGVAHLATIKSRVPFMNFFDGFRTSHEIQKIEALENEDLAPLIDQKALAEFRARALNPKTPVARGMAENPDHFFQHRESSNSYYDAVPAIVEEYMNEISKITGRKYGLFDYYGAEDAERVIIAMGSVTEAAREAIDYLTAKGEKVGLVSVHLYRPFSAKHFLAAVPKTAKRIAVLDRTKEPGAVGEPLYLDVKDCFYGQEDAPVIVGGRYGLGSKDTTPAQILSVYENLALPMPKNQFTIGIVDDVTFTSLPQKEEIALGGEGMFEAKFYGLGADGTVGANKNSVKIIGDNTNKYCQAYFSYDSKKSGGFTCSHLRFGDHPIRSTYLVNTPNFVACHVQAYLRMYDVTRGLRENGTFLLNTVWNGEELAKHLPNRVKRYFAQKNITVYYINATQIALEIGLGNRTNTILQSAFFRITGVIPVDLAIEQMKKFIVKSYGKKGEDVVNKNYAAVDRGGEYNQLTVDPAWANLPDDEEVVNNDPAFINEVVRPINAQDGDLLKVSAFKGIEDGTWHQGTAKYEKRGVAAFVPVWNEANCIQCNQCAYVCPHASIRPFVLNDEEQKGANFPMLDVKAPATMKGMKFRMQVDVLDCLGCGNCADICPGFKGNKALSMAPLEGQLAEADNWTYCVANVSSKQSLVDIKSNVKNSQFATPLFEFSGACSGCGETPYVKLISQLFGDREMVANATGCSSIYSGSVPSTPYTTNEKGEGPAWANSLFEDFCEFGLGMELANEKMRARIQAAMEAAVASEECPAEYKEVFTAWIENQNDADKTKELAAQITPMVEAAKDKCPNCATIAELSHFLVKRSQWIIGGDGASYDIGYGGLDHVIASGKNVNILVLDTEVYSNTGGQSSKATPVGAIAKFAAAGKRVRKKDLGLMATTYGYVYVAQIAMGADQAQTLKAIREAEAYDGPSLIIAYAPCINHGLKKGMGKSQAEEKEAVACGYWHLWRYNPALEAEGKNPFTLDSKEPDWSKFQDFLKGEVRFASVAKQYPAEAAELFAAAEENAKWRLRSYKRMAAENWSVEE is encoded by the coding sequence ATGACAAAACAGAAGAAATTTTTAACCTGTGATGGTAACCAGGCTGCTGCACATATCTCCTATATGTTCAGTGAAGTTGCTGCGATTTACCCCATCACTCCGTCATCTACAATGGCAGAATATGTAGATGAATGGGCTGCTGCCGGACGTAAGAATATTTTCGGCGAAACTGTAATGGTGCAGGAAATGCAATCTGAAGGTGGTGCTGCCGGTGCAGTTCACGGTTCGTTGCAGGCTGGTGCACTGACTACGACTTATACGGCTTCTCAGGGTTTGTTGCTGATGATCCCGAACATGTACAAGATCGCAGGTGAATTGCTGCCTTGCGTATTCCATGTATCTGCTCGTACATTGGCTTCTCATGCACTGTGTATCTTCGGTGACCATCAGGACGTAATGTCTGCCCGTCAGACAGGTTTCGCCATGTTGGCCGAAGGTTCCGTACAGGAAGTGATGGATTTGGCAGGTGTTGCACACTTGGCTACAATCAAATCCCGCGTTCCGTTTATGAACTTCTTCGACGGTTTCCGTACATCTCACGAAATCCAGAAGATTGAAGCATTGGAAAATGAAGATCTGGCTCCGCTGATCGACCAGAAGGCTCTGGCTGAATTTCGCGCACGTGCCTTGAACCCGAAAACTCCGGTTGCACGCGGTATGGCTGAAAACCCTGACCACTTCTTCCAGCACAGAGAATCAAGCAACTCTTACTATGATGCAGTTCCTGCTATCGTAGAAGAATATATGAACGAAATCTCCAAGATCACAGGCCGTAAATACGGTTTGTTCGATTACTACGGAGCTGAAGATGCAGAACGCGTAATCATTGCGATGGGTTCTGTTACGGAAGCTGCACGCGAAGCTATCGACTACCTGACAGCTAAGGGTGAAAAAGTAGGTTTGGTTTCCGTTCACTTGTATCGTCCGTTCTCAGCTAAACACTTCTTGGCAGCTGTTCCTAAGACTGCTAAACGTATTGCTGTTTTGGACCGTACAAAAGAACCGGGTGCAGTAGGCGAACCTCTGTATCTGGATGTAAAAGACTGTTTCTATGGCCAGGAAGATGCTCCGGTTATCGTAGGCGGCCGTTATGGTTTGGGTTCTAAGGATACGACTCCTGCCCAGATCCTTTCCGTATATGAAAACCTGGCACTGCCGATGCCGAAGAACCAGTTCACGATCGGTATCGTAGATGACGTAACATTCACCTCCCTGCCTCAGAAAGAAGAGATCGCATTGGGTGGCGAAGGTATGTTCGAAGCTAAGTTCTACGGTTTGGGTGCAGACGGTACTGTCGGTGCCAACAAGAACTCTGTTAAGATCATCGGTGACAATACAAATAAATATTGCCAGGCTTATTTCTCTTACGACTCTAAGAAATCGGGCGGTTTCACTTGTTCTCACCTGCGTTTCGGTGATCATCCGATCCGTTCTACCTATTTGGTAAACACACCGAATTTCGTAGCTTGCCACGTTCAGGCTTACCTGCGTATGTACGATGTGACTCGCGGTTTGCGTGAGAACGGTACATTCTTGCTGAACACTGTATGGAATGGTGAAGAGCTGGCAAAACATTTGCCTAACCGCGTAAAACGTTATTTTGCTCAGAAAAATATTACAGTTTATTATATCAACGCTACACAGATCGCATTGGAAATTGGTTTGGGTAACCGTACCAATACAATCTTGCAGTCTGCATTCTTCCGTATCACAGGCGTAATTCCTGTTGATCTGGCTATCGAACAGATGAAGAAATTCATCGTGAAGTCTTATGGCAAGAAGGGTGAAGATGTTGTAAACAAAAACTATGCAGCTGTTGACCGTGGTGGCGAATACAACCAGTTGACTGTTGATCCTGCATGGGCTAACCTGCCGGATGATGAAGAGGTTGTAAACAACGATCCTGCATTCATCAACGAAGTGGTTCGTCCTATCAATGCACAGGATGGCGATCTGTTGAAGGTTTCTGCTTTCAAGGGTATCGAAGACGGTACATGGCATCAGGGCACTGCAAAATATGAAAAACGTGGTGTTGCTGCATTTGTTCCGGTTTGGAATGAAGCAAACTGTATCCAGTGTAACCAGTGTGCTTATGTTTGTCCTCACGCTTCTATCCGTCCGTTCGTTCTGAATGACGAAGAACAGAAGGGTGCAAACTTCCCGATGTTGGATGTGAAAGCTCCGGCTACAATGAAGGGTATGAAGTTCCGTATGCAGGTTGATGTTCTCGACTGTCTGGGTTGCGGTAACTGTGCCGATATCTGTCCGGGATTCAAGGGCAACAAGGCGTTGTCTATGGCTCCGCTGGAAGGTCAGTTGGCTGAAGCTGACAACTGGACGTACTGTGTGGCTAACGTAAGCTCTAAGCAGAGTTTGGTAGACATCAAGTCTAATGTGAAGAATTCTCAGTTCGCAACTCCGTTGTTCGAGTTCTCCGGCGCTTGCTCCGGTTGTGGTGAAACTCCGTACGTAAAACTGATTTCCCAGTTGTTCGGTGATCGTGAAATGGTCGCTAACGCTACGGGATGTTCTTCCATCTATTCAGGTTCTGTTCCTTCTACTCCGTATACGACGAACGAAAAGGGCGAAGGTCCTGCATGGGCTAACTCTTTGTTCGAAGACTTCTGTGAATTCGGTCTGGGTATGGAACTGGCTAACGAAAAGATGCGTGCACGTATCCAGGCGGCTATGGAAGCTGCTGTCGCTTCTGAAGAATGTCCGGCTGAATACAAAGAAGTGTTCACTGCATGGATCGAAAATCAGAACGATGCCGATAAGACGAAAGAACTGGCTGCACAGATCACTCCGATGGTTGAAGCTGCCAAGGATAAATGTCCGAATTGCGCTACTATTGCCGAATTGAGCCACTTCCTGGTAAAACGTTCACAGTGGATTATCGGCGGTGACGGTGCTTCTTACGATATCGGTTATGGTGGTCTGGATCACGTGATCGCTTCCGGCAAGAATGTGAATATCCTGGTTCTGGATACTGAAGTGTATTCAAATACAGGCGGTCAGTCTTCAAAGGCTACTCCGGTCGGCGCAATCGCCAAGTTTGCCGCAGCCGGTAAGAGAGTTCGCAAGAAAGACTTGGGTCTGATGGCTACAACTTACGGTTATGTTTATGTTGCTCAGATCGCTATGGGTGCTGATCAGGCTCAGACCTTGAAGGCTATCCGCGAAGCTGAAGCTTATGACGGTCCTTCTTTGATTATCGCTTATGCTCCTTGTATCAACCACGGTTTGAAGAAGGGTATGGGTAAATCTCAGGCTGAAGAAAAAGAAGCTGTTGCATGTGGTTACTGGCACTTGTGGCGCTACAATCCTGCTCTGGAAGCTGAAGGCAAGAACCCGTTCACATTGGATTCCAAAGAACCGGATTGGAGTAAGTTCCAGGACTTCCTGAAAGGTGAAGTTCGTTTCGCATCTGTTGCAAAACAGTATCCGGCTGAAGCTGCCGAATTGTTTGCTGCCGCAGAAGAAAACGCTAAGTGGCGTCTGCGTAGCTACAAACGTATGGCTGCTGAAAACTGGAGCGTAGAAGAATAA
- a CDS encoding branched-chain amino acid aminotransferase produces MENINWSDLSFGYMKTDYNVRCYYRDGKWGELEVSSSEIINIHMAATCLHYGQESFEGLKAFKGKDGKIRVFRMDENGKRMQSSSRGIKMAELPVEKFEEAIRKVVKLNERFVPPYESGAALYIRPLMIGLGAQVGVKPAPEYMFMVFVTPVGPYFKGGFKPSKVCIMRDYDRAAPQGTGTIKVGGNYAASLVAGEKAHELGYAAVLYLDPKEKKYLDECGPANFFGIRGNSYITPQSHSILPSITNKSLQQLATDMGLTVERRPVPVEEIATFDEAAECGTAAVIAPISQIDDLDINKSYVIAKDGKPGPVCEKLYNKLRAIQYGDEPDVYNWVTVIE; encoded by the coding sequence ATGGAAAATATTAATTGGTCTGATCTGTCATTCGGTTATATGAAGACAGACTATAATGTACGGTGTTACTATCGGGATGGTAAATGGGGCGAACTCGAAGTAAGTTCTTCCGAGATCATCAATATTCATATGGCTGCCACATGTTTGCATTATGGACAGGAGTCGTTTGAAGGATTGAAGGCGTTCAAAGGGAAAGACGGCAAGATCCGTGTGTTCCGTATGGATGAGAACGGCAAACGCATGCAATCTTCCAGCCGCGGTATCAAAATGGCCGAGTTGCCCGTTGAGAAGTTTGAGGAGGCTATCCGTAAGGTCGTAAAACTGAACGAACGTTTTGTTCCCCCTTATGAAAGCGGGGCTGCTTTATATATCCGTCCGTTGATGATCGGTTTGGGTGCCCAGGTGGGTGTGAAGCCGGCTCCCGAATATATGTTCATGGTGTTTGTGACGCCGGTGGGACCGTATTTCAAGGGTGGTTTTAAACCCTCCAAAGTATGTATCATGCGCGATTACGACCGTGCTGCCCCTCAGGGAACCGGTACGATCAAAGTCGGCGGTAACTATGCCGCCAGCCTCGTTGCGGGCGAAAAGGCTCATGAGCTGGGCTACGCCGCTGTTTTGTATCTGGACCCGAAAGAAAAGAAATATCTGGACGAATGCGGTCCGGCCAACTTCTTCGGAATCCGTGGCAACAGCTACATCACTCCGCAGTCTCACTCTATCCTGCCTTCCATCACGAACAAAAGTTTGCAGCAGTTGGCAACCGATATGGGCCTGACAGTGGAACGCCGTCCGGTTCCGGTAGAAGAAATCGCTACGTTCGATGAAGCAGCCGAATGCGGAACAGCCGCGGTTATCGCTCCGATCTCACAGATCGACGACTTGGACATCAATAAGTCTTATGTGATTGCGAAAGACGGCAAGCCGGGTCCTGTTTGTGAAAAACTATACAATAAACTGCGTGCTATCCAGTATGGGGATGAGCCGGATGTGTATAATTGGGTGACGGTGATTGAATAA
- a CDS encoding DNA polymerase III subunit, which translates to MYFKDIIGQEEIKKRLIHSAQTGVVPHAQLFTEQGGAGAFPLALAYARYLNCTNRTETDSCGHCPSCLKYNELAHPDLHFVFPIVSKKEKKKEVCDDYLTEWRDFLKDRPYFDIDGWLDHIDAGNSQALIYSKESDEIIRKLSLKIYEATYRILLVWLPEKLHQTCANKLLKIIEEPPRNTVILMVSELPDLVLGTILSRAQRINVRGIHPEDIASSMISRFNLTPEDAKHVAHLANGSYLKAVEAISLGEENKFYLEQFKGMMRNSWARNVRGMKDMADMLAGIGRERQKNFLSYCQHLIRENFMYRFQSPELNYMNMDEAGFAVKFAPFINERNVIDIMDELAKAERHVTQNVNAKMVFFDLSLRLTVLIKR; encoded by the coding sequence ATGTACTTCAAGGATATTATCGGTCAGGAAGAAATAAAAAAACGACTTATACATTCGGCACAGACAGGTGTCGTCCCGCACGCCCAGCTATTCACGGAACAGGGTGGTGCAGGCGCTTTTCCTCTGGCACTGGCCTACGCACGTTATCTGAACTGCACGAACCGGACGGAAACAGATTCATGCGGGCATTGTCCGTCATGCTTGAAGTATAACGAGTTGGCCCATCCGGACCTTCATTTCGTGTTCCCGATCGTATCCAAGAAGGAGAAAAAAAAAGAAGTCTGCGACGATTACCTCACCGAATGGAGAGATTTCCTGAAAGATCGCCCCTATTTCGACATAGACGGCTGGCTGGATCATATCGATGCCGGTAACTCACAGGCCCTAATTTATTCGAAAGAGAGCGACGAGATTATCCGGAAACTAAGCCTCAAGATATACGAAGCGACTTATCGCATCCTGTTGGTATGGCTTCCGGAAAAACTCCATCAGACCTGTGCCAACAAACTCCTGAAGATTATCGAGGAACCTCCCCGGAACACGGTGATCCTGATGGTATCAGAACTTCCCGACCTGGTTTTAGGAACGATCCTGTCCCGTGCACAACGTATCAACGTGCGGGGAATTCATCCGGAAGATATCGCTTCTTCCATGATTTCCCGGTTCAACTTGACTCCCGAAGATGCCAAGCATGTCGCCCATCTGGCAAACGGCAGTTATCTGAAAGCAGTCGAGGCAATCAGCCTGGGAGAGGAGAACAAGTTCTACTTGGAACAGTTCAAAGGCATGATGCGCAATTCCTGGGCGCGTAATGTCAGAGGCATGAAAGACATGGCAGACATGTTGGCGGGTATCGGGCGTGAACGGCAGAAGAACTTTCTTTCTTATTGCCAGCACCTGATACGTGAGAACTTCATGTACCGGTTCCAATCGCCGGAACTCAATTATATGAATATGGACGAAGCCGGCTTTGCCGTAAAGTTCGCACCTTTCATCAATGAACGGAATGTGATCGACATCATGGACGAGTTGGCAAAAGCGGAACGGCATGTGACACAAAATGTGAATGCGAAGATGGTCTTTTTCGATCTTTCCCTACGGCTCACTGTATTGATAAAACGATAG
- a CDS encoding ATP-binding protein → MDSFFKTHKYLVEHLYSPVRRGLMDEIDWNDRLIGIKGSRGVGKTTFLLDYAREHFGADNKECLYINLNHFYFTERTLVDFASEFRAKGGKVLLIDQVFKYSGWSKELRYCYDNFTDLKIIFSGSSVMRLKEENPDLSGKVVSYNLRGFSFREFFNLMSGNSFPAYTFEEILVGHQEIAKGICSVGKPMAYFQDYLHHGFYPFFLEKRNFSENLLKTMNMMLEVDVLYIKQIEQSYLPKLRKLLYLLATSAPCTPNVSQLSKDIETSRATVMNYIKYLADARLMNMLYPVGESFPKKPSKVYMYNSNLMYPIRPMEVNMQSVRESFFYNQLLKDNRLNEGGKNAHFLVNGMYNFRIEESMKVKNNPDLYYAIDKVEVGEGNMIPLWLFGFLY, encoded by the coding sequence GTGGATTCATTCTTTAAAACACATAAATACCTGGTAGAACACTTGTATTCGCCGGTTCGCAGAGGACTGATGGATGAGATCGACTGGAATGACCGGCTGATCGGCATTAAGGGTTCTCGCGGAGTGGGAAAGACGACTTTTCTGCTGGATTATGCCCGCGAGCATTTTGGCGCGGATAATAAGGAGTGTCTTTACATAAATCTGAATCATTTTTATTTTACGGAACGTACGTTGGTCGATTTTGCTTCTGAGTTCAGGGCAAAAGGGGGAAAAGTGCTGCTGATCGACCAAGTGTTCAAATATTCGGGATGGTCGAAAGAACTCCGTTATTGTTACGATAACTTCACTGACTTGAAGATCATTTTTTCCGGTTCTTCCGTCATGCGGTTGAAAGAGGAAAATCCCGACCTGTCGGGCAAGGTGGTTTCGTATAACCTACGAGGTTTTTCATTCCGGGAATTTTTTAATCTGATGTCCGGGAATAGTTTTCCGGCTTATACATTTGAAGAAATATTGGTGGGCCATCAGGAGATTGCGAAAGGCATCTGCTCGGTGGGAAAACCGATGGCATACTTCCAGGACTATCTGCATCATGGTTTCTATCCGTTCTTTCTGGAGAAACGCAATTTCTCGGAGAATTTGCTAAAGACCATGAATATGATGCTTGAGGTAGATGTGTTATACATAAAACAAATCGAACAAAGCTATCTGCCGAAACTGCGTAAGCTGCTTTATCTGTTGGCGACAAGCGCTCCTTGTACGCCCAATGTAAGCCAGTTGAGCAAGGATATCGAGACTTCGCGGGCAACCGTGATGAACTATATCAAATATTTGGCCGATGCCCGTTTGATGAATATGCTTTATCCGGTAGGAGAGTCGTTCCCCAAGAAGCCGTCTAAAGTGTATATGTACAATTCCAATCTGATGTATCCCATCCGGCCGATGGAAGTGAATATGCAGTCTGTCCGCGAATCGTTCTTTTATAACCAGCTTCTGAAGGACAATAGATTGAACGAGGGCGGAAAGAACGCACATTTCTTGGTCAATGGAATGTATAATTTCAGGATTGAAGAAAGTATGAAAGTGAAGAATAATCCTGATCTGTATTATGCAATCGATAAGGTCGAAGTAGGAGAGGGCAACATGATCCCGCTTTGGCTTTTCGGCTTTTTATATTGA